One Sulfolobus sp. S-194 DNA segment encodes these proteins:
- a CDS encoding 30S ribosomal protein S25e — MGGASKKPISTVEKRMKKMAEEQQKKQQKRATTKTGKELTSKNVVIDNETLKKVQEELKKETIVTPYTLSTKLNVTVSVAKKILEELERQGVVKIGTKDRRTAVYIAAS; from the coding sequence ATGGGTGGTGCTAGTAAGAAACCTATATCTACTGTAGAGAAAAGAATGAAAAAAATGGCTGAAGAACAGCAAAAGAAACAACAAAAGAGAGCAACAACAAAGACAGGGAAAGAATTGACTAGTAAGAATGTTGTGATAGACAATGAGACATTAAAGAAAGTCCAAGAAGAGCTTAAAAAAGAGACCATAGTGACACCGTATACGTTGTCAACTAAGTTAAATGTCACTGTAAGTGTTGCAAAGAAGATTTTGGAAGAGCTTGAGAGGCAAGGAGTAGTAAAAATAGGTACTAAAGATAGAAGAACAGCTGTTTATATAGCTGCTTCATAA
- a CDS encoding helix-turn-helix domain-containing protein, whose amino-acid sequence MSQNIDDIVSKIGNIARAFGITRNELKLYFLLLLNGKMTAKELSDKINISYTKIYPILTKLEGRGWIRRIGKRPSYYVANPIREVWENVKKNISDALDKVERELILPISVLLSSQTSFYNIALVQQDNIAQTLKQILAENSSKYYVAISFKELISDDLIKILEANSYKYDVRVILTKNINIESNVLNVKYLDSMFGSGIITSNSIFLIIKTQGNMLLGMFSNHIYFVEIGKVYFEYLWEKADKSKE is encoded by the coding sequence ATGTCTCAAAACATAGATGATATAGTTAGTAAAATTGGAAATATAGCAAGAGCCTTTGGAATAACAAGAAATGAATTGAAACTATATTTTTTATTATTACTTAATGGAAAAATGACTGCTAAAGAATTATCTGATAAAATAAATATTTCGTATACTAAAATTTATCCAATTTTAACAAAACTTGAAGGAAGAGGATGGATTAGAAGAATAGGAAAGAGACCATCATATTATGTAGCTAATCCTATAAGAGAGGTATGGGAGAATGTTAAAAAGAATATTTCTGATGCGTTAGACAAAGTAGAAAGAGAACTAATCCTACCTATTTCTGTATTACTTTCTTCTCAGACATCATTCTATAACATAGCATTAGTGCAGCAAGATAATATTGCACAGACTTTAAAGCAAATATTAGCTGAGAACTCAAGTAAATACTATGTTGCTATATCTTTTAAAGAACTAATTTCAGATGATTTAATTAAAATTTTAGAAGCAAATTCATATAAATATGATGTAAGAGTTATATTAACAAAAAATATTAATATAGAGAGCAATGTTCTTAACGTAAAATATTTAGACTCAATGTTCGGAAGCGGTATTATAACTTCTAACTCTATATTTTTAATAATAAAAACTCAAGGAAATATGTTATTAGGTATGTTCTCAAATCATATTTATTTCGTAGAAATAGGCAAAGTTTATTTTGAGTATTTATGGGAAAAGGCTGATAAAAGTAAGGAATAA